A window from Micromonospora profundi encodes these proteins:
- a CDS encoding DUF3866 family protein, with protein sequence MVRWRAGTVAALRRQWTGAVELDVDLPDGTRMRALAYPELVGNPEPGDRVLLNAGALLMGLGTGGYALVVALPDRLPPDPPDVGDTRDAGHLVKARYTPLQPILLGVDEEASPYRDVLADADDLGGMPVVTADLHSALPAILAGIRADAPHARVAYLLTDGGALPAWFSRTLAGLRGELAGTITVGQSFGGDLEATSLHGGLLAARHVLDADVAIVAQGPGNLGTGTRWGFSGVAVGEAVNAIATLGGHAVGSLRISDADARPRHRGVSHHSLTAYGRVALAPAELVVPDDLPLALAAEVDAALAPLAARHRIVRVPTAGLDAALRATPVPLSTMGRGLDADHAYFLAAAAAGRQAVTHLPRAPGTPTP encoded by the coding sequence ATGGTGCGATGGCGGGCGGGGACGGTGGCGGCACTGCGACGGCAGTGGACCGGGGCGGTGGAACTCGACGTCGATCTGCCCGACGGCACACGGATGCGGGCGCTCGCGTACCCCGAACTGGTCGGCAACCCCGAGCCCGGCGACCGGGTGCTGCTCAACGCCGGCGCGCTGCTGATGGGGCTCGGCACCGGCGGGTACGCCCTCGTGGTGGCACTGCCGGACCGGCTGCCGCCGGACCCGCCGGACGTCGGCGACACCCGCGATGCCGGGCACCTCGTCAAGGCCCGCTACACCCCGCTGCAGCCGATCCTGCTCGGCGTCGACGAGGAGGCGTCGCCGTACCGGGATGTGCTGGCCGACGCCGACGACCTGGGCGGGATGCCAGTGGTCACCGCCGACCTGCACTCGGCGCTGCCGGCGATCCTGGCCGGCATCCGGGCCGACGCCCCGCACGCCCGGGTGGCGTACCTGCTGACCGACGGCGGAGCACTGCCGGCGTGGTTCTCCCGCACCCTCGCCGGGCTACGAGGCGAGCTAGCCGGCACGATCACCGTCGGGCAGTCGTTCGGCGGCGACCTGGAGGCCACCTCACTGCACGGCGGCCTGCTCGCCGCCCGCCACGTGCTCGACGCCGACGTGGCAATCGTGGCGCAGGGGCCCGGCAACCTGGGCACAGGCACCCGCTGGGGTTTCTCCGGAGTGGCAGTCGGCGAAGCCGTCAACGCGATCGCCACGCTCGGCGGCCACGCGGTCGGCTCGCTGCGGATCTCCGACGCCGACGCCCGTCCCCGGCACCGGGGCGTGTCGCACCACAGCCTCACCGCGTACGGCCGGGTGGCGCTCGCCCCGGCGGAACTGGTGGTGCCCGACGACCTGCCCCTGGCGCTGGCCGCCGAGGTCGACGCGGCGCTGGCGCCGCTGGCGGCCCGGCACCGGATCGTGCGGGTGCCCACCGCTGGCCTCGACGCCGCCCTGCGGGCCACCCCGGTGCCACTGTCCACGATGGGCCGCGGCCTCGACGCCGACCACGCCTACTTCCTGGCAGCAGCAGCCGCCGGCCGCCAAGCAGTAACCCACCTCCCCCGAGCCCCGGGAACCCCAACCCCGTAA
- the pafA gene encoding Pup--protein ligase: MERRIFGLETEYGVTCTYRGQRRLSPDEVARYLFRRVVSWGRSSNVFLRNGARLYLDVGSHPEYATPECDSVTDLVAHDRAGERILEGLLVDAEKRLHDEGIAGEIYLFKNNTDSAGNSYGCHENYLVSRHGEFGRLADVLIPFLVTRQLICGAGKVLQTPRGAVYCLSQRAEHIWEGVSSATTRSRPIINTRDEPHADAERYRRLHVIVGDSNMNEVTTLLKVGTADIVLRMIEAGVVMRDLSLENPIRAIREVSHDITGRRKVRLASGKEVSALDIQQEYLAKATEFVERRGGDQAAKRVVELWGRVLHAVETGDLEPVSREIDWVSKLRLIERYQRKHDLPLSHPRVAQLDLAYHDVRRGRGLYGLLERRGEVDRVTTDPEIFEAKETPPQTTRARLRGEFIRHAQEKRRDFTVDWVHLKLNDQAQRTVLCKDPFRAYDERVERLIASM; this comes from the coding sequence ATGGAGCGGCGAATCTTCGGCCTCGAGACCGAGTACGGCGTCACCTGCACCTATCGCGGGCAGCGGCGGCTGTCCCCGGACGAGGTCGCGCGGTATCTGTTCCGTCGCGTCGTGTCCTGGGGCCGGTCGAGCAACGTGTTCCTGCGCAATGGGGCCCGGCTCTACCTGGACGTCGGGTCGCACCCGGAGTACGCCACACCGGAGTGCGACTCGGTGACCGACCTGGTCGCCCACGACCGGGCCGGCGAGCGGATCCTGGAAGGGCTGCTCGTCGACGCGGAGAAGCGACTGCACGACGAGGGCATCGCAGGTGAGATCTACCTGTTCAAGAACAACACCGACTCGGCCGGCAACTCGTACGGCTGCCACGAGAACTACCTGGTGTCCCGGCACGGAGAGTTCGGCCGGCTCGCCGACGTACTCATCCCGTTCCTTGTCACCCGGCAGTTGATCTGCGGGGCCGGCAAGGTGCTGCAGACCCCGCGCGGCGCGGTCTACTGCCTGTCGCAGCGGGCCGAGCACATCTGGGAGGGCGTCTCCTCGGCGACCACCCGCAGCCGCCCGATCATCAACACCCGCGACGAGCCGCACGCCGACGCCGAGCGCTACCGGCGGCTGCACGTCATCGTCGGCGACTCCAACATGAACGAGGTCACCACGCTGCTCAAGGTCGGCACCGCCGACATCGTGCTGCGGATGATCGAGGCCGGTGTGGTGATGCGCGACCTGTCGCTGGAGAACCCGATCCGGGCGATCCGCGAGGTGTCACACGACATCACCGGCCGGCGCAAGGTCCGGTTGGCCTCCGGCAAGGAGGTCAGCGCGCTGGACATCCAGCAGGAATACCTGGCCAAGGCCACCGAGTTCGTCGAGCGCCGGGGCGGCGACCAGGCCGCCAAACGGGTCGTCGAGCTGTGGGGCCGGGTCCTGCACGCGGTCGAGACCGGCGACCTGGAGCCGGTCTCCCGGGAGATCGACTGGGTCAGCAAGCTGCGGCTGATCGAGCGCTACCAGCGCAAGCACGACCTGCCGCTGTCACACCCCCGGGTGGCCCAACTGGACCTGGCCTACCACGACGTACGCCGCGGACGTGGCCTCTACGGGCTGCTGGAGCGTCGCGGCGAGGTCGACCGGGTGACCACCGACCCGGAGATCTTCGAGGCGAAGGAGACCCCGCCGCAGACCACCCGGGCGCGGCTGCGCGGCGAGTTCATCAGGCACGCCCAGGAGAAGCGCCGGGACTTCACAGTCGACTGGGTGCACCTCAAGCTCAACGACCAGGCGCAGCGCACAGTGCTCTGCAAGGACCCGTTCCGCGCGTACGACGAGCGGGTGGAGCGGTTGATCGCCAGCATGTGA
- a CDS encoding EamA family transporter, giving the protein MTDTLLPTPRAADAPPERRGGVVAVGLVLGGALSVQFGSALAALIFPRTGVAGAVTLRLTISAVLLLVVCRPRLRGHDRSAWLAVGAFGLALAGMNSLFYQAIERIPLGPTVTLEVLGPLALSVFTARRLASWCWAGLALAGVTLLGQSGFDRLNPAGVAFAFGAGAMWAAYIVLSARVGGRFPGADGLALALALAALVTLPLGIVDGGAVLLDPTVLALGTALAVLASGLPYTLELLALRRMPTATFAVLMSLGPAIATLAGWLVLRQQLTLLECAAILLVIVASIGAVRVSAAAAPRPAPH; this is encoded by the coding sequence GTGACGGACACCCTGCTGCCCACCCCGCGCGCGGCCGACGCGCCGCCCGAGCGCCGTGGCGGCGTCGTCGCCGTGGGCCTGGTGCTCGGCGGGGCGCTGTCGGTGCAGTTCGGCTCGGCCCTGGCCGCGCTGATCTTCCCGCGTACCGGGGTGGCCGGAGCGGTGACCCTGCGACTGACGATCTCGGCGGTGCTGCTGCTCGTCGTGTGCCGGCCGCGCCTGCGCGGACACGACCGCTCGGCCTGGCTCGCGGTAGGCGCGTTCGGGCTGGCGCTGGCCGGCATGAACTCGCTGTTCTACCAGGCCATCGAACGCATCCCGCTCGGCCCGACGGTGACCCTGGAGGTGCTCGGCCCGCTGGCGCTGTCGGTGTTCACCGCCCGACGGCTGGCCAGCTGGTGCTGGGCAGGGCTGGCGCTGGCCGGGGTGACGCTGCTCGGGCAGAGCGGCTTCGACAGGCTCAACCCGGCGGGTGTCGCCTTCGCGTTCGGCGCGGGCGCCATGTGGGCCGCGTACATCGTGCTCAGCGCGCGGGTCGGCGGTCGGTTCCCGGGCGCGGACGGGCTGGCGCTCGCACTGGCCCTCGCCGCGCTTGTCACACTGCCCCTCGGGATCGTCGACGGCGGCGCTGTCCTGCTCGACCCGACAGTGCTGGCGCTCGGCACGGCCCTCGCGGTGCTCGCCTCCGGGCTGCCGTACACCCTTGAGCTGCTGGCGCTGCGCCGGATGCCCACCGCCACGTTCGCGGTGCTCATGAGCCTCGGCCCGGCCATCGCCACACTCGCCGGCTGGCTGGTCCTGCGCCAGCAGTTGACCCTGCTGGAGTGCGCCGCCATCCTGCTGGTCATCGTGGCGAGCATCGGCGCGGTACGGGTCAGCGCAGCAGCCGCACCGCGCCCGGCACCGCACTGA
- a CDS encoding diacylglycerol kinase has translation MLPVTADDHLPGALAGGPVAVLTNPTAGRGRHRALLPQLVEGLAAADRPVRLLSASGPGEAEAACRAAVADGVGALVAIGGDGTVHQALQAVAGTDVPFGPVPAGTGNDFAVDTGFPADPLAAVAVMVEALRAGRTHAVDLARMVNAEGVERWYGAVLAAGFDAIVNERANRMRWPRGPRRYDLAILVELARLRPRRYTLRLDGVPHELDAVLMAVGNCPTYGGGMRICPDADPTDGLLDVVVAGRADRRTLIRVKPRIYQGTHVSHPLVTTYRARTVEVAAEGIVGYADGERSLALPVTISAVPGAVRLLR, from the coding sequence GTGCTGCCCGTGACCGCAGACGATCACCTGCCCGGTGCGCTCGCCGGTGGCCCCGTCGCCGTGCTGACGAACCCGACGGCCGGACGGGGACGACACCGCGCGTTGCTGCCCCAGCTTGTGGAAGGGCTGGCTGCCGCCGACCGGCCGGTACGACTGTTGTCGGCGTCCGGTCCGGGCGAGGCGGAGGCGGCCTGCCGTGCTGCGGTCGCCGACGGCGTCGGCGCGCTCGTGGCGATCGGCGGGGACGGCACGGTCCACCAGGCGTTGCAGGCGGTCGCCGGCACCGACGTGCCGTTCGGGCCGGTGCCGGCGGGCACCGGTAACGACTTCGCGGTCGACACCGGGTTCCCGGCCGACCCCCTCGCGGCGGTGGCGGTGATGGTCGAGGCGCTGCGCGCCGGCCGGACCCACGCCGTCGACCTGGCCCGGATGGTCAACGCGGAGGGCGTCGAACGCTGGTACGGGGCGGTCCTCGCGGCGGGGTTCGACGCGATCGTCAACGAGCGGGCAAACCGGATGCGGTGGCCGCGCGGCCCCCGTCGGTACGACCTGGCGATCCTGGTCGAGCTGGCCCGGCTGCGACCACGCCGGTACACGCTGCGCCTGGACGGGGTGCCGCACGAGCTGGACGCGGTCCTCATGGCGGTGGGCAACTGCCCGACGTACGGCGGTGGGATGCGGATCTGCCCGGACGCCGACCCGACCGACGGGCTGCTCGACGTGGTGGTGGCCGGCCGGGCCGACCGCCGGACCCTGATCCGGGTGAAGCCGCGCATCTACCAGGGCACCCACGTCAGCCATCCGCTGGTGACCACCTACCGTGCCCGCACGGTGGAGGTGGCGGCCGAGGGCATCGTCGGGTACGCCGACGGGGAGCGGTCGCTGGCCCTGCCGGTGACGATCAGTGCGGTGCCGGGCGCGGTGCGGCTGCTGCGCTGA
- the tatC gene encoding twin-arginine translocase subunit TatC, with protein MAFALRKRGPSTFERAADGSMTLIEHVRELRNRLFRASLAILIGFGFGIWLAEPVRLLLSRPYCDLPGSVDPSTGKCLFVQLGPADLFLLNLKIGLWVGLIIAAPIWLYQLWAFIAPGLHRHERRYAYAFTALAAPLFAAGAVLAYFVTAKGLEFLMNVSGDDISTTLEVTRYISFVTNLILLFGVAFEFPLIVLMLNFVGMASAKRLLSWWRVAVFVFFAFSAVVTPTPDPFGMTALAICLCALYFAAVGVAFINDKRRGRGKEVYAGLDDDEVSPLEHEADPVVAGQRVDATAPIGAPEPIAKPAPIERRYDDMT; from the coding sequence GTGGCCTTCGCCCTGCGTAAGCGCGGCCCCAGCACGTTCGAGCGGGCCGCCGACGGCTCGATGACGCTCATCGAGCACGTCCGCGAGCTGCGCAACCGCCTGTTTCGTGCCTCGCTGGCGATCCTGATCGGCTTCGGGTTCGGCATCTGGCTGGCCGAGCCGGTCCGGTTGTTGCTGTCGCGGCCGTACTGCGACCTGCCCGGCTCGGTCGACCCGAGCACCGGCAAGTGCCTGTTCGTCCAGCTCGGCCCCGCGGACCTGTTCCTGCTCAACCTGAAGATCGGCCTGTGGGTGGGTCTGATCATCGCGGCGCCGATCTGGCTCTACCAGCTCTGGGCGTTCATCGCGCCCGGTCTGCACCGGCACGAGCGGCGCTATGCCTACGCCTTCACGGCTCTGGCGGCGCCGCTCTTCGCCGCCGGTGCGGTGCTGGCGTACTTCGTCACCGCCAAGGGCCTCGAGTTCCTGATGAACGTGTCCGGCGATGACATCTCGACCACGCTGGAAGTCACCAGGTACATATCGTTCGTCACCAACCTGATTTTGCTGTTCGGTGTGGCGTTCGAGTTCCCGCTGATCGTGCTGATGCTCAACTTCGTGGGCATGGCAAGCGCTAAGCGGCTACTCAGCTGGTGGCGGGTGGCGGTGTTCGTGTTCTTCGCGTTCTCCGCAGTGGTGACGCCCACCCCTGACCCGTTCGGGATGACCGCGCTGGCGATCTGTCTGTGCGCTCTGTACTTCGCAGCGGTCGGGGTGGCGTTCATCAACGACAAGCGGCGTGGGCGCGGCAAGGAGGTCTACGCCGGTCTGGACGACGACGAGGTCTCGCCGCTGGAGCACGAGGCGGATCCGGTCGTGGCCGGGCAGCGGGTCGACGCGACAGCGCCGATCGGTGCCCCCGAGCCGATCGCCAAGCCGGCGCCGATCGAGCGTCGCTACGACGACATGACCTGA
- the tatA gene encoding Sec-independent protein translocase subunit TatA: protein MGALKPWHIAVLVVVLILLFGAKRLPDAARSLGRSLRIIKAETKSLQDDDRDLAEKADAQAGYQPLPPHAGQQAPYTGQPQQAPYQQAPQQQPVVDPVHRGRDN, encoded by the coding sequence ATGGGTGCCCTCAAGCCGTGGCACATCGCCGTTCTTGTGGTTGTGCTGATCCTGCTGTTCGGCGCGAAGCGGCTCCCCGACGCCGCCCGCTCGCTGGGCCGCTCGCTGCGGATCATCAAGGCCGAGACCAAGAGCCTGCAGGATGACGACCGCGACCTCGCCGAGAAGGCCGACGCGCAGGCCGGCTACCAGCCGCTGCCGCCGCACGCCGGGCAGCAGGCGCCGTACACCGGTCAGCCGCAGCAGGCGCCGTACCAGCAGGCGCCGCAGCAGCAGCCGGTCGTCGACCCGGTGCACCGCGGCCGCGACAACTGA
- a CDS encoding helix-turn-helix transcriptional regulator: MTRPASRTSADRLARLLNLVPYLLARPGIEIAEAAGDLGVTERQLREDLELLWVCGLPGYGPGDLIDMAFDGDRVTITYDAGIDRPLRLTPDEALALVVALRMLAETPGVANREAIERALAKIEDAAGDLVGAPVAVRLPGDARRVEALRAAVEGGRALRIVYYTAARDETTERVIDPLRMLMVGGRAYVEAWCRRAEAVRLFRADRIDAITELDEPATVPPQAVPHDLAGGVFRPSPDLPLITLRIGRSERWITEYYPCERVEAGDGDQWLVSLRVTDLSWARRFVLGLGPGATVVAPVELAEQVRATAAAALDAYAVPAPAAGSGGSGPDTAAAPDAGSEAAARDIATSGSAAS, from the coding sequence GTGACCCGGCCGGCCTCCCGAACCTCCGCCGACCGGCTGGCCCGGCTGCTCAACCTGGTGCCCTACCTGCTTGCCCGGCCCGGCATCGAGATCGCCGAGGCGGCCGGCGACCTGGGCGTCACCGAACGCCAGCTCCGGGAGGACCTGGAGCTGCTCTGGGTGTGCGGGCTGCCCGGTTACGGTCCCGGCGACCTGATCGACATGGCGTTCGACGGTGACCGGGTGACAATCACCTACGACGCGGGGATCGACAGGCCGCTGCGGCTCACCCCCGACGAGGCGCTCGCGCTCGTGGTGGCGCTGCGGATGCTCGCCGAGACGCCCGGGGTGGCCAACCGGGAGGCCATCGAACGGGCCCTCGCCAAGATCGAGGACGCCGCTGGTGACCTGGTGGGCGCCCCGGTGGCGGTCCGGCTGCCTGGCGACGCCCGGCGCGTCGAGGCGCTGCGCGCCGCCGTGGAGGGCGGCCGGGCGCTGCGGATCGTCTACTACACCGCCGCCCGGGACGAGACCACCGAGCGCGTCATCGACCCGCTGCGGATGCTGATGGTCGGCGGCCGGGCGTACGTCGAGGCGTGGTGCCGGCGCGCGGAGGCGGTCCGGCTGTTCCGCGCCGACCGGATCGACGCGATCACCGAGCTGGACGAGCCGGCCACCGTTCCGCCGCAGGCCGTCCCGCACGATCTCGCCGGGGGAGTCTTCCGCCCCTCGCCAGACCTGCCGTTGATCACCCTGCGCATCGGGCGGAGCGAGCGGTGGATCACCGAGTACTACCCGTGTGAGCGGGTGGAGGCCGGCGACGGCGACCAGTGGCTCGTCTCGCTGCGGGTGACCGACCTCAGCTGGGCCCGCCGGTTCGTGCTGGGGCTCGGCCCGGGTGCCACGGTGGTCGCCCCGGTCGAGCTGGCCGAGCAGGTCCGGGCCACGGCAGCCGCCGCCCTCGATGCGTATGCCGTACCCGCGCCCGCCGCCGGGTCTGGAGGGTCCGGGCCCGACACCGCCGCTGCCCCGGACGCCGGCTCCGAGGCTGCGGCCCGTGACATCGCGACGTCCGGCTCAGCGGCGTCCTAG
- a CDS encoding PIN domain-containing protein, producing the protein MTREDDRPVRLVLDRSALLAYLAGSVHVGEPLHEVIQDRNRFGVTAVTVAETLAVVSDPKDRATLHRLLALDACAVLATDGHSWHELSYWRTLTGRADLATTALAVLEHDASILTGEDRYGDGELPVIRVPG; encoded by the coding sequence GTGACCCGCGAGGATGACCGGCCGGTCCGGCTCGTGCTGGACCGGTCGGCGCTGCTGGCGTACCTGGCGGGGTCGGTGCATGTCGGCGAACCCTTGCACGAGGTCATCCAGGACCGCAACAGGTTCGGCGTCACCGCCGTGACCGTAGCGGAGACCCTGGCGGTCGTCAGCGACCCGAAAGACCGGGCGACCCTGCACCGGCTGCTGGCCCTGGACGCCTGCGCGGTGCTCGCCACCGACGGGCACTCCTGGCACGAACTCAGCTACTGGCGCACGCTGACGGGCCGCGCCGACCTGGCGACCACCGCGCTGGCCGTCCTCGAACACGACGCCTCGATCCTGACCGGCGAGGACCGCTACGGCGACGGCGAGCTACCGGTGATCCGCGTTCCGGGCTGA
- a CDS encoding cation diffusion facilitator family transporter produces the protein MAEAGAKTESESVATVVVAGAANLAIAVAKLVAGLISGSAAMLSEAAHSVADTTTEVLLFQALRRGARPADPQHPFGYGKESYVWAFFAAMFTFVAGAGFAVTHGVTTILVHEHSGDYLISYVVLAVSFVIESISLARAVRQVRRESRRWQTTPRRFLRLTADTTVKAVFLEDSAALIGLLIAALGVGLSEATGDELWDGIASILIGLLLLTVAGILASNNLSLLVGRSVPERLRREIEHDLAGLPEVERIDTLLTMQLGPDDVLVAAKVDFRDDATGAAIEATADEAERRLTGRYPAIRYVFLDPTRSLPGAAGTARDTQAQPSEDAGGEPDPS, from the coding sequence ATGGCGGAAGCGGGGGCGAAGACCGAGAGCGAGAGCGTCGCAACGGTGGTCGTGGCCGGTGCCGCCAACCTCGCGATCGCCGTCGCGAAGCTGGTTGCCGGACTGATCTCCGGCTCGGCGGCGATGCTCTCCGAGGCGGCGCACTCGGTCGCCGACACCACCACCGAGGTGTTGCTCTTCCAGGCGCTACGCCGGGGCGCACGGCCGGCCGACCCCCAACACCCCTTCGGGTACGGCAAGGAAAGCTACGTCTGGGCGTTCTTCGCCGCCATGTTCACCTTCGTGGCCGGTGCCGGTTTCGCCGTCACCCACGGTGTCACCACCATCCTGGTGCACGAGCACAGCGGCGACTACCTGATCTCGTACGTCGTGCTTGCCGTCTCGTTCGTCATCGAGTCCATCTCGCTGGCGCGGGCCGTGCGGCAGGTCCGCCGCGAGTCCCGGCGGTGGCAGACCACACCCCGGCGGTTCCTGCGCCTGACCGCCGACACCACCGTCAAGGCGGTCTTCCTGGAAGACAGCGCGGCGCTGATCGGGCTGCTGATTGCCGCACTCGGCGTCGGTCTTTCCGAGGCCACCGGCGACGAGCTGTGGGACGGCATCGCCTCGATCCTGATCGGGCTGCTGCTGCTGACCGTCGCGGGCATCCTGGCCAGCAACAACCTGTCGCTGCTTGTCGGCCGGTCGGTCCCGGAGCGGCTGCGTCGCGAGATCGAGCACGACCTGGCCGGCCTGCCCGAGGTGGAGCGGATCGACACCCTGCTGACGATGCAGCTCGGCCCGGACGACGTCCTGGTCGCCGCGAAGGTCGACTTCCGCGACGACGCCACCGGCGCGGCCATCGAGGCCACCGCCGACGAGGCCGAACGGCGGCTCACCGGGCGGTATCCGGCGATCCGGTACGTCTTCCTCGACCCGACCCGGTCGCTGCCCGGTGCCGCCGGAACAGCCCGCGACACCCAGGCCCAACCGAGTGAGGACGCCGGCGGCGAACCCGACCCGAGCTGA
- a CDS encoding helix-turn-helix transcriptional regulator: protein MSRTRTERLVNLVICLLSTRRFLTAAQIAATVPGYEHDPDDARDHEAFQRKFERDKAELRELGVPLETGTASVFDAEPGYRIAHREYALPDIPLEPDEAAAVGIAARLWQHAGLAAAASSGLAKLRAAGVDVDPQATLGLEPMVTVDPAFAPLTSAARDRREVGFDYRIPDRDAPSRRRLQPWGVVCWRGRWYVVGHDLDREATRCFRLSRVVGTVRVTGAPGAYEPPAGVDLISHVARWSGPVEHTGRATVLAAPGRAAGLRRWAVEVTAGPDGDLLTLPYSDPDGLAGQLIGYGPDVRALDPPEVREAVIQRLKEIAARHDELAVTGGAR from the coding sequence GTGTCGCGGACCCGCACCGAACGCCTGGTCAACCTGGTGATCTGCCTGCTGTCCACGCGACGGTTCCTGACCGCCGCGCAGATCGCCGCGACCGTGCCCGGTTACGAGCACGATCCGGACGACGCGCGTGACCACGAGGCGTTCCAGCGCAAATTCGAACGGGACAAGGCCGAGCTGCGCGAGCTGGGTGTCCCACTGGAGACCGGCACGGCCAGCGTCTTCGACGCCGAGCCGGGTTACCGCATCGCCCACCGCGAGTACGCGTTGCCCGACATCCCGCTCGAGCCGGACGAGGCAGCCGCGGTGGGCATCGCCGCCCGTCTGTGGCAGCACGCCGGGCTGGCGGCCGCCGCGTCGTCCGGGCTGGCCAAGCTGCGTGCCGCAGGCGTGGACGTCGACCCGCAGGCCACCCTCGGTCTGGAGCCGATGGTCACCGTCGACCCGGCGTTCGCGCCGCTGACCAGCGCCGCGCGGGACCGCCGCGAGGTGGGGTTCGACTACCGCATACCTGACCGGGACGCGCCCAGCCGTCGACGGTTGCAGCCCTGGGGCGTGGTGTGCTGGCGTGGCCGGTGGTATGTGGTCGGCCATGACCTGGACCGCGAGGCCACCCGCTGCTTCCGCCTGTCCCGCGTCGTCGGCACGGTCCGGGTGACCGGCGCCCCCGGCGCCTACGAGCCGCCCGCCGGGGTGGACCTGATCAGCCACGTCGCGCGCTGGTCCGGCCCGGTGGAGCACACCGGCCGTGCCACGGTGCTTGCCGCGCCGGGCCGGGCCGCCGGCCTGCGCCGCTGGGCGGTGGAGGTGACCGCCGGCCCGGACGGCGACCTGCTCACCCTGCCGTACTCCGACCCGGACGGGCTGGCCGGGCAACTCATCGGGTACGGCCCGGACGTGCGGGCGCTCGACCCGCCGGAGGTCCGCGAGGCGGTCATCCAGCGACTCAAGGAGATCGCCGCCCGGCACGACGAGCTGGCCGTCACGGGAGGTGCCCGGTGA
- a CDS encoding HAD family hydrolase, whose product MPDHAEPPQTSPQGSVDDAAAPRASRRPVKAVLFDFHGTLAQVEEPRRWVLEAAAACGVTLDPVRATSLADRLLTAGRAGGPLPARVPPRLAELWADRDLYEHAHRAAYTGLAETVDAGIEGFAEALYERLLVADGWLPYPDTTPTLTALRDAGVKVAVVSNIGFDLRPHFDTWGLTDLVDAFVLSYEVGRCKPDPAIFWRACGMLGVDPEQTLMVGDTPADAGAVAAGCAVLVLPAADPGRENGLGAVLDLTLPA is encoded by the coding sequence GTGCCGGACCATGCCGAACCGCCCCAGACCAGTCCGCAGGGCAGTGTCGACGACGCCGCCGCCCCCCGGGCCTCCCGACGGCCCGTCAAGGCGGTGCTCTTCGACTTCCACGGCACCCTGGCCCAGGTGGAGGAGCCCCGGCGGTGGGTACTGGAGGCCGCCGCCGCGTGCGGGGTCACCCTGGACCCGGTCCGGGCCACGTCCCTTGCCGATCGGCTCCTGACAGCCGGGCGCGCCGGCGGCCCGCTGCCGGCCCGGGTGCCGCCCCGGCTGGCCGAGTTGTGGGCCGACCGGGATCTCTACGAGCACGCGCACCGGGCGGCGTACACGGGGCTGGCCGAGACCGTCGACGCCGGCATCGAGGGCTTCGCCGAGGCGCTCTACGAGCGGCTGCTCGTCGCCGACGGCTGGCTGCCGTACCCGGACACCACGCCCACGCTGACCGCGCTGCGCGACGCCGGTGTGAAGGTGGCGGTGGTCAGCAACATCGGCTTCGACCTGCGACCGCACTTCGACACCTGGGGCCTGACCGACCTCGTCGACGCGTTCGTGCTGTCCTACGAGGTGGGGCGCTGCAAGCCCGACCCGGCGATCTTCTGGCGGGCCTGCGGGATGCTCGGCGTCGACCCGGAGCAGACGCTGATGGTCGGCGACACCCCGGCGGACGCGGGCGCGGTGGCCGCCGGCTGCGCGGTGCTGGTGCTCCCGGCCGCCGACCCGGGCCGGGAGAACGGGCTCGGCGCGGTGCTGGACCTGACCCTGCCGGCCTGA